The following proteins are co-located in the Apium graveolens cultivar Ventura chromosome 5, ASM990537v1, whole genome shotgun sequence genome:
- the LOC141725017 gene encoding transcription factor MYB24-like: MDWEGSGSEQGWRKGPWTPEEDKLLTDYINLHGEGRWTSVSKFSGLNRSGKSCRLRWVNYLRPGLKKGNLTPQEEGIIIELHALWGNKLSTIARYLPGRTDNEIKNYWRTHYKTKARPYQRQAKRKAEGRNHQVQVQQTADNDHRMKTDITVAHDDDHREVNTSEKVDITTPPQGNQEMANHHQLSSSPMINYYINEEVASCPDTITLDDLWGSFWNMDDPHNGIRC; this comes from the exons ATGGATTGGGAAGGCAGTGGCAGTGAGCAAGGTTGGAGAAAAGGTCCATGGACTCCTGAGGAAGATAAGCTGCTTACTGATTATATTAACTTGCATGGTGAAGGAAGATGGACTTCTGTTTCCAAGTTTTCAG GCCTTAATAGGAGTGGGAAGAGTTGCAGACTAAGGTGGGTGAACTATCTGAGACCTGGCCTTAAGAAAGGAAATTTGACACCACAGGAGGAAGGCATCATCATTGAGCTGCATGCCTTGTGGGGAAACAA ATTGTCTACCATAGCTAGATACTTGCCTGGAAGAACAGACAATGAGATCAAAAACTATTGGCGAACGCATTACAAGACTAAGGCAAGGCCATATCAAAGGCAGGCAAAGCGAAAAGCCGAAGGCAGAAACCACCAGGTCCAAGTCCAGCAAACAGCAGATAATGATCATCGAATGAAAACGGACATCACGGTTGCACATGATGATGATCATAGAGAGGTGAACACGTCTGAGAAAGTCGATATAACAACACCGCCACAAGGCAATCAAGAGATGGCTAATCATCATCAATTATCTTCATCCCCTATGATTAATTATTACATTAATGAAGAGGTTGCATCTTGTCCAGACACCATTACATTGGATGACTTATGGGGTAGTTTCTGGAACATGGATGATCCACATAACGGGATCCGCTGTTAG
- the LOC141661868 gene encoding agamous-like MADS-box protein MADS2 yields MGRGRVELKRIENKINRQVTFAKRRNGLLKKAYELSVLCDAEVALIIFSNRGKLYEFCSTSNMLKTLERYQNCSHGTLEVNRSAKDLEQSSYREYLKLKGKYESLQQYQRHLLGEDLGPLNIKDLEHLELQLDESLKHIRSTKTQYMLDQLSDLQNKERMLLETNRALEGKLHEYYSDAQLRQLWPGGEESASYGQQHQHHQQHGQSQGFFQPLDCNSTLQIGYNAVGSDQMNGTNGQNVNGMVPGWML; encoded by the exons ATGGGAAGGGGAAGAGTAGAATTGAAGAGAATAGAGAACAAAATAAACAGGCAAGTAACATTTGCAAAGAGGAGAAATGGACTATTGAAGAAAGCATATGAACTATCTGTTCTCTGTGATGCTGAGGTTGCTCTTATCATCTTCTCTAACCGCGGCAAGCTCTATGAGTTTTGCAGCACTTCCAA CATGCTCAAGACACTTGAAAGGTACCAAAACTGCAGTCATGGGACACTGGAAGTTAATCGGTCAGCCAAAGATTTAGAG CAAAGCAGCTACAGGGAATACCTAAAACTCAAAGGCAAATACGAGTCCCTGCAACAATATCAAAG GCACCTTCTTGGGGAAGACCTAGGGCCTCTAAATATAAAAGACCTGGAGCATCTGGAACTGCAACTAGATGAATCCTTGAAGCATATTAGGTCTACTAAG ACCCAATACATGCTCGACCAGCTTTCTGATCTTCAAAATAAG GAAAGAATGTTGCTTGAGACTAACAGGGCTCTGGAAGGAAAG CTGCATGAATATTACTCAGACGCTCAGTTACGACAATTATGGCCTGGTGGTGAAGAAAGTGCCTCATATGGCCAGCAGCATCAGCACCACCAGCAGCATGGGCAGTCTCAGGGATTTTTCCAGCCACTGGACTGCAATTCTACATTGCAAATTGG GTATAATGCTGTAGGTTCGGATCAGATGAATGGAACTAACGGTCAAAATGTGAATGGAATGGTTCCAGGATGGATGCTTTGA
- the LOC141661869 gene encoding E3 ubiquitin-protein ligase At3g02290-like isoform X2 — translation MGAVCCCLRDECEDYANLNSSVYRNCICLRCFVQGCVHVRGEEQTNSSVTQGTGSFSSTTSENSLSDMYRSPPRPLPYDADTRYFRLQRDGLVSRREKGTSHSQEESNPLRMSDSDADSEPLVAANKWNESTCEEGSKEYDPKSAVRLSMGRMSATGFAHIYSSSEDEDVCPTCLEEYTTENPKIITKCSHHYHLGCIYEWMERSDSCPVCGTTMEFDETN, via the exons ATGGGCGCTGTTTGTTGCTGTCTACGCGATGAGTGCGAAGATTATGCTAATTTAAACAGTTCAGTTTATAGGAATTGCATATGTCTTCGTTGCTTTGTGCAGGGTTGCGTACATGTG AGAGGGGAGGAACAAACCAACTCTTCAGTTACTCAGGGAACAGGGTCTTTCAGTTCGACAACGTCTGAAAATTCTTTATCTGACATGTACCGGTCTCCTCCTAGGCCATTGCCTTACGATGCGGACACTAGGTACTTCCGCTTGCAGCGAGATGGACTGGTCTCAAGAAGGGAGAAAGGCACAAGTCACTCGCAGGAGGAATCTAATCCACTTAGAATGAGTGACAGTGATGCAGATTCAGAACCTTTAGTTGCCGCAAACAAATGGAATGAGTCAACATGCGAGGAGGGATCAAAAGAATATGATCCCAAGTCTGCGGTGAGGCTATCAATGGGAAGAATGTCTGCAACCGGATTCGCACATATATATTCGTCTTCAGAAGATGAAGATGTTTGCCCAACCTGTCTCGAAG AATACACTACTGAAAATCCGAAGATAATCACAAAATGCTCTCACCATTATCACCTTGGTTGCATATATGAATGGATGGAGAGAAGTGATAGCTGTCCAGTTTGTGGCACG ACGATGGAGTTCGATGAGACAAATTGA
- the LOC141661869 gene encoding E3 ubiquitin-protein ligase At3g02290-like isoform X1, producing the protein MGAVCCCLRDECEDYANLNSSVYRNCICLRCFVQGCVHVYVSIFQRGEEQTNSSVTQGTGSFSSTTSENSLSDMYRSPPRPLPYDADTRYFRLQRDGLVSRREKGTSHSQEESNPLRMSDSDADSEPLVAANKWNESTCEEGSKEYDPKSAVRLSMGRMSATGFAHIYSSSEDEDVCPTCLEEYTTENPKIITKCSHHYHLGCIYEWMERSDSCPVCGTTMEFDETN; encoded by the exons ATGGGCGCTGTTTGTTGCTGTCTACGCGATGAGTGCGAAGATTATGCTAATTTAAACAGTTCAGTTTATAGGAATTGCATATGTCTTCGTTGCTTTGTGCAGGGTTGCGTACATGTG TATGTGTCTATATTTCAGAGAGGGGAGGAACAAACCAACTCTTCAGTTACTCAGGGAACAGGGTCTTTCAGTTCGACAACGTCTGAAAATTCTTTATCTGACATGTACCGGTCTCCTCCTAGGCCATTGCCTTACGATGCGGACACTAGGTACTTCCGCTTGCAGCGAGATGGACTGGTCTCAAGAAGGGAGAAAGGCACAAGTCACTCGCAGGAGGAATCTAATCCACTTAGAATGAGTGACAGTGATGCAGATTCAGAACCTTTAGTTGCCGCAAACAAATGGAATGAGTCAACATGCGAGGAGGGATCAAAAGAATATGATCCCAAGTCTGCGGTGAGGCTATCAATGGGAAGAATGTCTGCAACCGGATTCGCACATATATATTCGTCTTCAGAAGATGAAGATGTTTGCCCAACCTGTCTCGAAG AATACACTACTGAAAATCCGAAGATAATCACAAAATGCTCTCACCATTATCACCTTGGTTGCATATATGAATGGATGGAGAGAAGTGATAGCTGTCCAGTTTGTGGCACG ACGATGGAGTTCGATGAGACAAATTGA